One genomic region from uncultured Cohaesibacter sp. encodes:
- a CDS encoding M23 family metallopeptidase, whose protein sequence is MSTTSLPQAPYARAPQKRLQASERLSSKISLGQTPALLSPSARLNPPDRRTLNIRWLVGTVLTGCTSIFLMGGALVAGIQSQDKMTEQAFYQQTEQGRQLAPGELITAGTKGNRLSRSIRPVSHRREIQVSTISTLGDENLVTTKPFMLISASLETKKSLNVKFPAFDPVRIFSSSSEKKPHTSNLQDDQLYSANVEGEMRLRSEPLNLVSNYKLDAGRPSNFEIRRLVDQSALFLSADNNQTEPAFGVIDPARFEFPTTSVDPMAPSYIRIVPENMSSITKTELNGQGTETEEKIVVAVQGDTVRNLLLENEATEEEASDLAELFVNKAGIDALSNNQRMRIVYQLVHDGIRERKPLRVSLYLGEEHQITVARSDQGTFQVADEPVESTLSLSTAAENLTNLQSGPRLSVYESVYQTALNNGIAPEMIDEMIKIMSFDVDFNAKVKPGDSLQLFHSVPENGDAEKAEIMFIEIQLNGETKRYYRYRTQDDGIVDYYDENGRSAKKFLMRKPVPGAKFRSPFGWRRHPILKIMRLHKGVDWSAPRGTPILASGNGRLITRKWSSGYGKFIQIQHTNGYATGYAHMTRFEPGLEVGDYVHQGQIIGYVGSTGLSTGPHLHYEVTVNGRHVDPMRIRLPRGRTLSGDMLASFTQERERINDLLGKPSEVQVAQNDTD, encoded by the coding sequence ATGAGCACAACAAGTTTGCCACAGGCGCCTTATGCAAGAGCGCCCCAAAAAAGACTGCAAGCTTCAGAGCGTCTCAGCAGCAAGATTAGCCTCGGGCAGACGCCTGCACTTCTCTCGCCATCGGCACGACTCAATCCACCCGATCGCCGCACTTTGAATATTCGCTGGCTGGTGGGAACCGTTCTGACCGGCTGTACTTCCATTTTTCTGATGGGGGGAGCTCTTGTCGCTGGCATTCAGAGCCAGGACAAGATGACCGAACAAGCCTTCTATCAACAGACTGAACAAGGCCGTCAGTTGGCCCCTGGCGAATTGATCACCGCAGGGACCAAAGGCAACCGCTTATCGCGCTCCATACGCCCGGTCTCCCATCGAAGAGAAATTCAGGTCAGCACCATTTCGACCCTTGGCGACGAAAATCTGGTGACCACCAAGCCATTTATGCTGATCTCGGCCAGTCTTGAAACGAAGAAAAGCCTAAATGTGAAATTTCCGGCGTTTGACCCGGTTCGTATCTTTTCTTCTTCCTCAGAAAAGAAACCACATACGTCAAACCTGCAGGACGATCAGCTCTATTCGGCTAATGTGGAAGGGGAAATGCGCCTCCGTAGCGAGCCGCTAAATCTCGTCAGCAATTATAAGCTGGATGCGGGGCGCCCCAGCAATTTCGAAATTCGGCGCCTTGTTGATCAATCCGCACTGTTCCTTTCAGCGGACAACAATCAGACAGAACCGGCCTTTGGCGTCATTGACCCGGCACGTTTCGAATTTCCCACCACATCGGTTGACCCGATGGCTCCTTCCTATATCCGCATTGTACCGGAAAATATGAGTTCCATTACCAAAACGGAGCTGAATGGGCAGGGCACCGAGACCGAAGAAAAGATTGTTGTTGCCGTACAGGGCGATACTGTTCGCAACCTGCTGCTTGAAAATGAAGCAACCGAAGAAGAAGCATCAGATCTCGCAGAGCTGTTTGTAAACAAAGCTGGCATTGACGCGCTTTCCAACAATCAGCGCATGCGCATTGTCTACCAGCTTGTGCATGACGGTATCCGTGAGCGTAAACCGCTTAGGGTCAGCCTCTATCTTGGCGAAGAACACCAGATAACGGTCGCTCGCTCGGATCAGGGCACTTTCCAGGTGGCAGACGAGCCGGTGGAAAGCACGCTTTCTCTCTCTACAGCCGCAGAGAATTTGACCAATCTTCAGAGCGGTCCGCGTCTCTCGGTATATGAATCTGTATACCAGACAGCCCTTAACAATGGCATCGCCCCCGAGATGATCGACGAAATGATCAAGATCATGTCTTTTGATGTCGACTTCAATGCGAAAGTCAAACCGGGCGACTCCCTGCAGCTTTTCCATTCGGTTCCAGAAAATGGGGATGCTGAAAAAGCCGAGATTATGTTCATTGAGATTCAGCTCAATGGCGAAACCAAACGCTATTACCGTTACCGCACTCAAGATGACGGCATCGTTGATTATTATGACGAGAATGGTCGTAGCGCGAAGAAATTCCTGATGCGCAAACCCGTACCGGGTGCCAAATTCCGCTCGCCCTTCGGCTGGCGACGCCATCCGATTCTCAAGATCATGCGTCTCCACAAAGGTGTCGACTGGTCTGCCCCGCGTGGCACGCCAATTCTTGCATCTGGCAACGGTCGTCTGATCACGCGCAAATGGTCCAGCGGCTATGGCAAATTCATCCAGATCCAGCATACCAACGGCTATGCTACAGGATACGCGCATATGACGCGCTTCGAGCCGGGTCTGGAGGTTGGCGATTATGTTCATCAGGGCCAGATCATTGGCTATGTCGGCTCAACCGGCCTTTCGACCGGGCCGCATTTGCACTATGAGGTCACTGTGAATGGTCGCCATGTGGACCCGATGCGCATTCGCCTGCCGCGTGGCCGCACCTTGAGTGGCGACATGCTCGCCAGCTTCACCCAGGAACGAGAACGCATCAACGATCTTCTGGGCAAACCAAGCGAAGTGCAGGTAGCCCAGAACGATACGGACTAA